A segment of the Chloroflexota bacterium genome:
AATCGAACTGCGAGCCAACGTCAGCGAGCCGACTCGGGTAGGGCAACGCCTGCGCCGGGGTGAGGGCCTGCCGAGTCAGGTGTTCGCCAGTGGCCGGCCCCTGCGCGTGGAAGATTACGCCAAGTGGGAAAGCCGGACCGGGGCTGTCGCCGGCGCCGCCTTCCGCGCCGCCCTGACCGTGCCTATGGCCTGGCAAGGCTCCACGGTCGGGGTGCTGACGCTCACGCACAGCCAGCCCAACTGGTTCTCGGCAGATGATGAACGCATCGCCCAACTCTTTGCCTCGCAGGCGGCGGCGGCCATTGAAAACACCCGTCTCCTTCAGGAAACCCAGAACCGCCTCGGCGAACTTTACACCCTCAACCAGATCGGCCAGGCCGTTGCCGCCCAGACCGACTTGAACGGCCTGTTTGACGTGGTTCGCCGCGAAGTTCTGCGTGTCATCAACGCGCCGGTCATGTACATCAGCCTCTACGATTCCAAGCGCGAGCTTCTCGAAATCCCCTATTTCTACGAGAGCGGCCTGGTCACCTCGGTTGATCCTTTTCCGGTGGGGCACGGCCTCACCGGCCTCATCATTCAAACACGCCAGCCGCTGGTGGTGAACAACGCCGCCGAGGCCACCACCCAGGGAGCCATCGTCGAAGGCGACCCGGCTGAGTCATATCTGGGCGTGCCGATCATCGTCCGCGAGAATGTCATCGGCGTGCTCGCGGTGCAGGATTACGAAAAGCAAAACCTCTTCGCCCCGGCAGATGCGCGCCTGTTGTCTACCATTGCCTCGCAGATCGCGCTTGGCGTGCAAAGCATCCAACTCTACCAGCAAGTCCAGCGCCGCGCCGATCAACTGGCCGCCGCCTCGGAAGTGAGCCGGGCCACCATCTCCATGCTCAACCCGGCTCAACTTATTGTGGACGCCGTCGAACTGATCCGGAGCCGGTTCAACTTGTATTACGCCGCCATTTTTATGGTGGACGATGAGGGCAAATGGGCGATGCTTCGGCACGCCACCGGCGACGCCGGGCGGCAGTTGCTTGAGAACGGCCACCGGCTGGAGGTTGGCGGCAACTCCATGGTCGGCGCGTGCATCGCTCAGGGGCAGGCCCGCATTGCGCTGGATGCCGGCAAAGAACGGACGCGCTTTGCCAACCCGCTTCTGCCCGATACCCGCTCCGAAATGGCCCTGCCCTTGAGAGTCGGCGAAACCGTCCTCGGGGCTTTGGACGTGCAGTCCACTTTACACAACGCATTCTCCGAGTCCGACATTGCCGCCTTGCAGACGATGACCGATCAGATCGGCATCGCCATCCGCAATGCTCAACTGCTGGAGAATGCGCAACACACCCTCAAGGCGTTGGACTACGAAACCTACCTTCTCCAAACCCTCTTGGAAAATGTCCCGGACAAGATTTACTTCAAGGATCAGGAGGGCCGCTTCATCCGGGTAAGCAAGGCGGTGGCCGACAGGTTCAACCTGCCGCCCGAAGATATGATCGGCAAATGGGAGTTCGACTTCTTCACCGAGGCATACGCCCGCCAGGTTTACGAGGACGAGCAAACCGTGTTGCTCGCTAACCAGCCCATCTTCGGCAAGGTGGAGCAGGAACTGTGGCCCGATGGCTCGGCGACCTGGGCGCTGACCACGCGATTGCCTTTGCGAGACAGCGTGGGCCACGTCATTGGCACGTTTGGCATTTCGCGAGACGTCACCGAACTCAAGGCGGCAGAAGAAGCCTCGCGCCGCCGCGCCCAGCAACTGGTGGCCGCCTCGGATGTCAGCCGGGCCACCATCTCTATTCTTGACCCGGATCAGTTGGTGATTGAAGCCGTCGAAGCCATCCGTGAACGCTTCGACCTGTACTACGCCGCCCTCTTTCTGGTGGACGACGCCAGAGAGTGGGCCGTGCTCAGGCACGCCACCGGCGACGCCGGCAAGAAGTTGCTCGAACGAGGCCACAAACTGGAAGTGGGCGGCAACTCGATGGTGGGCTGGGCCGTCGCCAACCGCCGCGCTCGCATCGCCCTCGATGTCGGCGAAGAGCCGGTGCGCTTCGTCAACCCGTTCCTGCCCGACACCCATTCCGAAATGGCCCTGCCCCTCATCGTCGGCAACATCGTCATTGGCGCTCTCGATGTGCAATCCGTCCAGGTCAACGCCTTCTCCGACGCCGATGTTTCGGTATTGCAGACGATGGCCGATCAGATCGCCGTCGC
Coding sequences within it:
- a CDS encoding GAF domain-containing protein yields the protein MLASIPPSTARRPAVPRSQLILLVILLVIGAVAENLILFNYLDLSQKFQTSVAPSISLLPKLSALRIEVLQLHAEVELALHLDVPEFTSVDARRANVAARLEDLQTAAAGNAKYTPAIDAVSVLLEIYDSQIAGFRNSPSEAQVPVIEFELGRAFKDTEAQLAGIYNEEEALFSRATTNIFAAVRDTQIILLGVGVILFILSALFVFNTRRTVQQEVGRVSEQLQVAAEVGRAASSLLSLDELFDTTLSLIRDRFNFYHASIFLLDEAGENAVLRASMGEVGASLIKSGYKLDVGSDTIIGYVTANNAARVASDVSDDPAYFRHELLPNTRAELAVPLRQGGQVIGALDVQSVNSNAFPNDLVPVIQTLADEIAVAIGNAAQYTREKARAQQLATLLESSVELSIPQSNFDALLDLIARRSLTLMRANDAEIWLPLNDDEIELRANVSEPTRVGQRLRRGEGLPSQVFASGRPLRVEDYAKWESRTGAVAGAAFRAALTVPMAWQGSTVGVLTLTHSQPNWFSADDERIAQLFASQAAAAIENTRLLQETQNRLGELYTLNQIGQAVAAQTDLNGLFDVVRREVLRVINAPVMYISLYDSKRELLEIPYFYESGLVTSVDPFPVGHGLTGLIIQTRQPLVVNNAAEATTQGAIVEGDPAESYLGVPIIVRENVIGVLAVQDYEKQNLFAPADARLLSTIASQIALGVQSIQLYQQVQRRADQLAAASEVSRATISMLNPAQLIVDAVELIRSRFNLYYAAIFMVDDEGKWAMLRHATGDAGRQLLENGHRLEVGGNSMVGACIAQGQARIALDAGKERTRFANPLLPDTRSEMALPLRVGETVLGALDVQSTLHNAFSESDIAALQTMTDQIGIAIRNAQLLENAQHTLKALDYETYLLQTLLENVPDKIYFKDQEGRFIRVSKAVADRFNLPPEDMIGKWEFDFFTEAYARQVYEDEQTVLLANQPIFGKVEQELWPDGSATWALTTRLPLRDSVGHVIGTFGISRDVTELKAAEEASRRRAQQLVAASDVSRATISILDPDQLVIEAVEAIRERFDLYYAALFLVDDAREWAVLRHATGDAGKKLLERGHKLEVGGNSMVGWAVANRRARIALDVGEEPVRFVNPFLPDTHSEMALPLIVGNIVIGALDVQSVQVNAFSDADVSVLQTMADQIAVAIQNARLYLQVNRRARLEQLINRVTGKIRRSIDAESIISTTLSELNDILRTRRAVARLGPEHDLLPRKPGSGQGNGNNGNNGGNGSRPSAI